The genomic region GAAAAATACACACAATAGCAAAACCTCGCTCAGGGGGTATTGCTATTTTTGCTGCCTTCATAGCAGCAAACCTTATGCTAGACATAGTCCCTGATAAGGCTCTAATACCGATAACTTTAGTATTCATCCTAGGGATAATCGACGATATGTACACATTAAAAGCCAAAGGTAAACTCACCTCACAAATAGTAATCGGCCTGGTCACATATCTAGTGGGTTTTGAGTTTAGCTATATATCTATCGGAGAAATGACCCTCCACTTTAGCACAGTACCATCAATACTATTGACAATTCTTTGGGTGACAGCAATTATGAATGCAGTAAACTTAATTGATGGACTAGATGGACTATCATCGCTTTTATCTTCTATATCTCTAACTACTTTCCTAATAATAACCTTATTTTTGGGTAGCAGCCTGCAAGGTCTAATCCTCGTATATTTAGGAGCTACGCTGGCATTTTTCATATACAATAAATTTCCTGCAAAAATATTTTTAGGAGACTGCGGCAGCTTACAACTAGGCTATATACTCTCACTGGCATCATTAGACATCCTAGCTCAAAACACCAACACCCAGGTCATCGGAATTATATTTTTAGTTTTCGTACCTGTCTTTGACACCACCTGCGCAATAATAAGAAGATCTGCCAACAAACAACCAATATTTGCTCCTGACTGCAAACATATACACCACAAACTTTTAGCACACAATATTTCTCCATGTAATAGCTGCTATATACTAGGGATATTGAGCGTTTTAGCAGCTATAGCTGGCACAGCAATCTTATTAATGCCCAACATAATGATAATAATTCTGCTATCAATTTTGATGTCTCTTATAGCTTATTTAGCATATGCACCGGAAAAATGTATACTACCTATATATACAAAAATAACCCTAAAAGAGCTAGCTACAACATCAGATAAGTCAAATAGTAATGATTAAAATACGTTATAACCACAACCGTTAACGCAACGCTAGCATGCTTAAGTGTCGAATCAGAATTCGAGGCACTTAAGCATATTATTTTTTATAATAACTACAAAGACCGTCCTAATAGAAAGGAAGTGCCAAGATGAAAGTATTACACATCGCCAATACAGACTTTTTTATAAAAAAGCTGATGCTTAATAAGCTAAGGGGGGTTGCCGACAAAGGCTATGAAGTACATGCCATGGCCCCATTTACTAGTTATCGTCAAGATATAGAACAAGCCGGCATTAAAACTCATGACTTTAAGTTTCATAGAGAAATCAGGCCAATAAGCGATGTAGCTGCAGCCATTAGACTAGCCAAATACTTAAAGAAGCATAACTTTACCATAGTCCATACCCATACCTCTAAACCTGGAGTAATAGGTCGTATCGCTGCAAGGATAGCAAAAGTGCCTATAGTAGTTCACACCTCTCACGGCTTACCATTTTACCAAGGTCAAAACAAAATCAAATTCCATATATATAAATGCTTAGAAAAAACAGCAGGTTATTTTACAGACATTATCTTCTCTCAAAACAAAGAAGACTTAAACCAAATTGCAAAGTACAAATTAGTTGCGCCTCATAAAGCAGTGTTTGAAGGTAACGGAGTAAACATTAAACAGTTAGAGGACAAGCTTTCAAAACAAAATCCTTGCTTTATAAAAAGAAAATACAGTGTAGAAAACCAAACTATACTAGGTTTTTACGCCCGCTTAGAGCCTGTAAAGGGGCACCTATTTTTCTTAGAAGCTTTTAGAAATTTTACAGATCAATTCCCAAATAACGACGTTATCCTACTATTGGCAGGAGGAAACTTCGGATATTGTACTGACTACGAAAAAGAGGTGGACCAAAAAATTAAAGAGCTAGGATTAGATAATCATATAAAAAAAGTGGGATATATAGAGGAAATAACCGAGTTGCTGTCAATAACAGATATCTTAGTACTTCCATCACAAAAGGAAGGTTTACCAAGAATCGTTATGGAATCAATGACAGCCTCAATTCCTGCAATAGGAACCGATGTGCTCGGCACCCGGGAGATTATAAAAGACAAACATAATGGTAGGCTAGTCCCATACAAAGATGTTGAAGCCATGACAGAGGCTCTAAGTGAATTAATAAACAACCCTGCAAAAAGAAAAGAATATGGTCAAAATGCAAGAGAAGTTATATTAAAAGAGTTCGATGAAAGATTAGTGGTAGAAAGAATACATCAACAATACACCAAACTTATTGATAACCAAAAAAATAATTAATCAGTACAGCGACAAAACAAAACCAAAAACAAAAACTCTAATTGGCCACAGTAATGATAACGAAACAGGCTACATGAGTAGTGGCAATCAGTAATATGAAGTCGGAAGTTGGTAGCTTACTTCAAAAGCACAAAACCTTTAATTGGCCACGGTAATGATTACGATACAGGCTACATGCTGGGTCCAAACCCATTCATTTA from Proteinivorax hydrogeniformans harbors:
- a CDS encoding MraY family glycosyltransferase, encoding MGNLLYISLGFLLCLIAIPFSMKIGEKFILDKPSKRKIHTIAKPRSGGIAIFAAFIAANLMLDIVPDKALIPITLVFILGIIDDMYTLKAKGKLTSQIVIGLVTYLVGFEFSYISIGEMTLHFSTVPSILLTILWVTAIMNAVNLIDGLDGLSSLLSSISLTTFLIITLFLGSSLQGLILVYLGATLAFFIYNKFPAKIFLGDCGSLQLGYILSLASLDILAQNTNTQVIGIIFLVFVPVFDTTCAIIRRSANKQPIFAPDCKHIHHKLLAHNISPCNSCYILGILSVLAAIAGTAILLMPNIMIIILLSILMSLIAYLAYAPEKCILPIYTKITLKELATTSDKSNSND
- a CDS encoding glycosyltransferase family 4 protein, which encodes MKVLHIANTDFFIKKLMLNKLRGVADKGYEVHAMAPFTSYRQDIEQAGIKTHDFKFHREIRPISDVAAAIRLAKYLKKHNFTIVHTHTSKPGVIGRIAARIAKVPIVVHTSHGLPFYQGQNKIKFHIYKCLEKTAGYFTDIIFSQNKEDLNQIAKYKLVAPHKAVFEGNGVNIKQLEDKLSKQNPCFIKRKYSVENQTILGFYARLEPVKGHLFFLEAFRNFTDQFPNNDVILLLAGGNFGYCTDYEKEVDQKIKELGLDNHIKKVGYIEEITELLSITDILVLPSQKEGLPRIVMESMTASIPAIGTDVLGTREIIKDKHNGRLVPYKDVEAMTEALSELINNPAKRKEYGQNAREVILKEFDERLVVERIHQQYTKLIDNQKNN